The Oreochromis aureus strain Israel breed Guangdong linkage group 15, ZZ_aureus, whole genome shotgun sequence genome contains the following window.
CCCATCTCAATGTAGTTGATGTTGTCTCAGTGCCGGCAGCAAACAGATTCATGACTGTTATCAAAAGGTTATCATCATGGAAGTGACTGTTGGTAATCCCTGATGCCTGCACATAGACATTTAACAGCAAAGTCACTCAAATCATTCTAATCCCAAAGTTGGATGGGGGTTGCACAGTAGAAAAAGTGTCAAGGCACCAAACAGTAATCAGGAAGTAACGTAAACCAGAACAAAAACTTATAGGTATGCTGGATGTAGTCAGATATTGGGACACAGaccaaatgttttgttttcaccaTAGCTGAGCAGAAACTTGCACAATTTCACATTGAGCTTTAGTCAGTATTTCTAGAATAGTAACTTGAAAGATGTTAGAGATTCCAACCTCGAGATTCTGCTTGCGGACCAGAAAGGCGTCCACAAAGCCTCTGCAGACCTGTGGATTCAGAGTCTCTTTTAAACGACTGAAGATGGCTCTGTTTTGTTTCATATTGGCATCAGTCAGTTTGCAGAATTCCTTCCTATCAGCAGTCCACTTGAAGAGTGATGGAAACATGTCGTACAGCTGTCAAACTTGATACGTTAGTATGTAGTCCTTTTATCTTTTATCCAGAGAGattttaaagtacataaaatgatagtacagtggtgtgaaaaagtatttgggttttttttggcatATTTGATTTTTGAGTCATCAGGTCTGGCAGTAATGAGGCCTGTGTGTGGCTTAGAATCTCAACTCAGCTTCCCTAAAAAAGAAGTTATTAACTCTTAATTTAGAATTTTCTTATCATCAGTTGGTGCACAAGCATCACAAAGTTAATACCTGTATTGAAGGAGAGCCCAGAATTTTAGCATTTCTATTCACTCGATCTATCATCGATGTAAATTCAGGATCATTATATTCAAATCTGCTGCCATAGACAATGGAGCAGGTAATATTAGAGACTGCACAGTTAATTGGATGGGTTGTATCAAAAGCTTCTCCTGTGGAAagggaaaaggggggggggagtTAAATACACGTAAAATTCCAGTTCATGTATTGTTAATCTCAATTTCAACCAACTTTACCTTTAAAATTCTCAAAAATGTCAATCAGGTGTTGACATTCCTCAATTATTTTGTCCTCACATGCTCTCTTGCCCATCCCAAAGTCTCTCAGATTAGTCAGTGCAAAGCGCCTCATTTCCTTCCAGGTTTCACCGTTGGACCACAAGAGCCCTGAGacaaagtgtttaaaaagtaGTTTAACTTCCACACAGTGTAAGGATGATGGATGCAAAAAATATGAGAACAATCTGGTGAAATTCTCTATTACCATGTCCTTGGCTATAATCATCCAAAACCTTCAATGAAATTCTGTCTCCAAACACTTCATCATAGTCAACAAGTGCCTCCTTCACCGTCTTGTATCCTGCCAGAATCACCACTTTTTTTGGTCCCAGATAGACAGTGAAGACTGATCCATATTTCCTGGATAACTAAGAGCAATGacaacatgaacacacaaaatTGAACCTACAAATCTACAAAATAGAGAAGTAACTTTCTCACCTCCATTAATGAGTTATCCAGTCTTTTGAggtccagctgcagcagattcCCAACCAAAGGAACTGCTCTGGGTCTTGGAGGCTCCTTTCCATTTCTTTGGGAACTGAAGATTGAAGAAGCTATGAAGAAGATGAGCAGGAGCGCTGTCACAACACATACTAAGAAGACAGAGTTTGTCAACTGAGTAAAAACAACATCTATTATCCCCATGACCTTCAAACAAAATATCCAAAATGTGTTGTTTGAATTGAAGAGGCAAGTCCTGAAAACTCTTGGGTAAAGTTAATTTTTGgtagtgatgggtccagcaacactgacgcaccgacgcttgtatcaagctcacagagtgaagcctgtatcggtgcgtgcgtcgctttaagaaaaagtcacgtgatcgatacagctgctgtatcgctcattgccaacgcgccaagctgtgtttaaaaggtaccgcatccgcatctgccaacggaatgagtcgccaccaaaaaaaaacaaaacacaaaattactctcgcaaagataaaagtaaataaataaatacacatctctccataacaaaatggagcccgaaagaaaaagaaatgtttctgctgtgtgggatcattttgatcttttgactGGAAATACGGTAAtggtttgtctgtctttgtttcagtgtaatctatcagaacacctcctcagtgtttaggcattacagagccaaacatgaaaatgaggagacaaacacaccgagaatgaacacaggtcggcctatatagacactgaacagctttatcatatttttttttattatgtgttttattattttgaaatcaagcatctaggaagactgttctgggccaggcagtcctgaatttcattataaaggactgccaaccccttagtattgtggagagtgtcggagagaaacattccaagatcagaggatcctttaaggtACTGaggaataggaagacatcttatcagaaccttttccacctggctttacagttttttgtgtaccccagcttcatctgtgcctgtgagttttccaaagctggggaaatggtgccaaaaaaaaaaaaaaaaaaaaaaaccaaaaaaaaaaaacccgcaatagactgaatgcaaaaacaatggataaacttatttttctggatagaaatttataataaactctgagtcaattacatttaaatgggtaatattatgTTCAcagtactttcattttaattttcacttaatgtcattcacaatatattttaaagatgtctaaaatatttgaaatgtaaaagatataaaatgattccatggaaaatacaataccttacagtgtatacacgtatgactaggtcattgaatcagtgtctgttgtgagtctcaagtaagttgcctgcaatgatacttaatgtccagcaggtgtcagtatggagcaaaacagcaacactgtgtcgacatagtatcgatacagtttggggaatgtgctgaaacgcttcacgaggtctcatctacccatcactaatTTTTGGcattgaaaaaggcaaaataaacCACAGCTAGCACACTAGTCTGTGACTTTTGCAGTGGTGAAATAATTGCTCAATGACTGGCAGGTGAGttgaagagagggagagagaaagagagaaaaagagagagagagagacatgctCAAAGGCACAACTGATGCTGCAGCAGGTGTGGGGCTCCAGGTTCCTAGTCTGCACTATACAGAATACTTAAATTTCTTTAGGTAAGTTAAATAGATTATACAGTAGGCATTTTCCTTATGAAGTgaatttgaaaatatttaatcagTCATTTGTGACAAAGTGGGTGCCCAGAGTTTAGGCTTGCTAGGCTTGTTAGTCTGGCATGTGTAGACAAAACACTCGTCTACCTTGTTTATGGTAATATGACTCATATCTCTGTGATAAGtggtttaaccctttaagacctaccatagaaccaagtccgccagagcttatattatatttttacatgttgtagagccatttttgggagcatttcaagttgctatacatcaatacaaccgttatagcccaaattttaataatatgtatggattaagtgcatagtaattacataaattgcaaaaaagtgcaataaactacaaaaaaattgaaaatcgttttttttttttaacatatatttttagttAGAgaaagaggcttatccctcaaaactataaatacaaaaaagttgcacaaactagtttcccaccacaggaaatttattttgagtgtcttcatagttttatttttgagatacaccaagttttatatactgcaggaaaaacgaaaacaaaaattatagtgcaaatttgcaaaaaagcagcatatgcatcaaaataaactatttccaacagtgcaATATAAATccaaagcatcccagaaacgacacagaaagtcataaagtcaaagataacttttaaaaaacaccagTACAGGCTCATGAGGCCCTGATGGTAAAAAGACTACATTTCCGtgaaaatgacgtcatttccgGTTTTGGGCAGGTCATGGCGGACATGTGAAAGTTCgtgctgacgtctattccaacctaggaagtgttatgaacagctgatcggatcggcaaagcgtgtttctggaatattatgtttttgttgctgcaagcgctttttatgcagtttttgcaaagctatatgtggaagaaaaccgtgacctaggacaagctgatggcataagatgtaagtacaactcctccggtttcatatgcaaaaaaaattattgcgctagcttacgtggttgcagagctaccgggatttaaagatagttacgcaaaacagaGCCCGCTtcgaccggctttaaagggttaagaaacataaaaaaaaatcaattcagttcaattttagtTATTAAAATTTATTCCAATTATTACACACCTATTTGGCTTGATTTACTAATAAAAATACTCTATTTTGATATATAAGGAAAGTCATCAGAGGACCATTAGCATTACAGTTACTTTAAACATTAAATAGGAAACAGGTGTGTATGaaagttctttgttttttactccTGCTGGTCAAACACAGACACTTAGAAGACTTGCTGAGAAGACTGATGGTGTGAGGATGGAAATGAGTGTGGGGTgtattcattttaatatttcaacttTATTATTGAGAAAAttgagaaaatgaagaaaatataaAGTCTTTATGAGCAAGAGAGAGATTTACATGTGCTCGtgcaacatttttaagttaaagTGAAGATGTTGAGCAAAACAATCAACCAACTTACAAAAAAACTCACTGGAGACTCCATTTCTAGGAGAAAATGCTCACTTAGATTCATGTGATTGGgttgttttctacagtcattggttcTAACAGAAGGCTATGGGACCCACATGAAGCTCTCGTAAAAAAGTTCAAAGTACCAAATAGCACGGCTTGGACCAGGCACTCACAGCTTCAGGTTTGCTGAAGAGAATCCCTGCCTGCACCTGTGCTTATAAAAGGGACAAAACCCAGCCCCGCCTACCAGGGGCAGGTCTCAGGTCTCACCTGTCACAACGGGTTATTAAGAGAATCTGCTAAGCTACACTGAAGTCCATTCAGGACACAAATTCTCCATTAtcacttttgcaaaaacacGAGTTTTTATCAGATCGGTCTCATATGTGCCAAGTTGTGTCTATGtacatttttcactttcagaaggcaataaaaacacagttgTAATCATCAGTAGTGGATTATTTCATCTTGCCACTTGTTGAGCTCAaagagttttcttcttctccggCTATGTTCTCTTAATAATGCACACACTTGGTTGGTTGATTACTTTTCCCGTTTCTTTTATTGTCCGCAACACCGGAGGGAAAAATATACATCCACTTTTGGCAGTTCGCGCTTCACAACAAcaaggaacaggaagtgaagtCATCTATGATcaccaaaataaaatcatttccaaaataaaatgacaatcaGAAAACGTCTTTTACAACACAAGATAAATTAATATATTTGctcatgagaacacaaatctaACACCACTCAAACCAGAATCCCTGGTTTTGCACATCAACATCACAGATTTTTACAATTACAGTTTATAACAGagacatgttaaatgttaagcactgaaaacagcttggttgttgttgttgtttggaacCTCATTTAATGCTTGTTGTTTTGCTGCCATGGTGATGCCTCCAGGGGAAAACTAGTACACTCTGCAGTCtttgatgctaaaatgacatcacagcattTAAACATCTTTTGAATGAAAACATCAgcatatgaaaacaaaactgcagaGACACTGCAACTGCATGAAAGAAGAGGACTATTTAGTGAAATTTCTACGTTTCCCTGAGGATTAACTGCTCTGTAATTTACCAAGAACTAAAGTAAGCTCAAATTTCAGTTTATAAACTTAAGATAATTTACTTAAATATGAAGCCCGATTTTCCTGCCTGCCAGGACAGTATTTATGTACTTTACATTGTGCAAGTCTAGACTATATTTTACATCATAGGAAGGTTGATGATTTTTTCTCAAACAAACTATTAGAATTTCTGAGAGCATTTCTTGAGAaactgaggctacgtccacatgtacgcgggtatttttgaaaaagcaGCTTTTGCTATGCATTTGGGCCTTTCGTCCACACCTAAACAGCATATTGAGTCACTGGAAGGTGAGATTTTTaactcctgccagggtggagatttttgaaaactaagtttttgtgtttagttGTGGACGATGTAAAtgtatggattttttttaaaaacgaaaaaggaaaatttccgttttcaaaaataccggtGTACGTGTAGACGTAGCCTAAAGTTAtcacaaaaaaagcaaattcGCTGAACATTCTGAGTTGAGGTTTAGTGatcattgttgttttgtgttcctTGCAGACAAAATGAGTGGAAGAGGAGATGGATCACACAATAACCGTAATGGTAAGCACATGTACTCAGTCTTGAAATTGAtgaaaaacagattttcagCAGATATTTAAGAATgctaattaaaatataaaatgatcttGCAGGCCAACAGGTTAACCCAGAAAATCTTCCAAGCGGAGATCAGGAACCAGCTTATGAACCTCATGGTGGACGCCTTGGCTTACTGAACAATCTTTATCGTGTTCTCTGTAATATTTTTTGGAGGATGAATGAATTATTAGATGAATTATATGCATCAGATGATGACCTTGGCATTGACTTTGACAATGTCAATGACGGCAATGTCAACAATGTAAACATTCCCAATATTAATGTAAGGGACAATAATGCCAATGAACTGCATGATGATCAAAATGCTGTTATTGTTGGCATTGAAAATGAGGATTCTGATGAGGCATTTGAAGACTGTGAGGATGTTCACCAGTACATCCCAGAAGAGGACCCTCAGCCAGGTGTATCCAGGAGGAGGTCTAGAGAGATGGATGAAGAAGATGTGGAACCAAGCAAAAGAATCAGATGGAGCGAGGAGTTTTCTGATGACGACTCTGACTTCATCTCTGCTTGTGACACTGATAGCGAGGGCTGTCCTCATGTTGGTAATATTGCTGATGAGGACATCAAAGAACCGCTGCCTGGTGGATCCACGAAAAGATCCAGAGAGGAAGATGTAGATGAAGAAGACCATAATAGCAAAAAATCCAGGCTTTCAAACAGTAGTGATGAACTTTTTGAAGATGCACTTGAAGAGCTTGACAACCATGAAGCTGGAGGCTCGAGGAAGCGGTCCAGAGACGATtttgaggaagaagaggaatatGTGCGTGTTTGCAAATTTCGGAGGAGTTCAAATGAGTCCACCAGCACCAGTGATGACAACTAACACTATTTCGACGGGTTTTTTCAGTATCCTTTTAGAAGGCTGATGGCCTACTCAGCTGACTCTTAATCTTCCTCCTATTGTTATGCTGCAataagctgggcatacactgtgcgattttttttcagttgcgTTATTCAGCTActgctcaaactgcacgattgactcgcaggggttcgtaggtcacgatgcagggtctcacgctatacggcccgatgctctgtgcgacctgagtgctcacactgtgcgtccatagcatgaaggttataacacaaaattgtacactattttcacggttgttgcggtcgtgataattttgtgaggccacatcgaaaaggctcggatgagcttgccaaagttctacaagttgtgcctccatcgcttgtgtcctgATCGCGCGCTGCACTGCCGTGCTGCTCCgtcttttcactttcatttctgtgtttgtgcgtgcgcagtgtgagacgCTGCGTTGACACCCTCACAACGGccgacaggatttcaaacaggtttctCGTTATCCGATGTATACGATGCACGACACACGATTAAGGCCAAACTCGGGCCAATCCCCAAAACGGTCGCACAACTGAAAAAttggctcaaaatgggccaaaaatcgcacagtgtatgcccagcattttttccttttcactcaCCTTCTTCACCCACTGGtttttaatctctgtctctcttccacagcacgtctttatcctgttttccttgcccctccccaaccggtcgcagcagatggccgcccctccctgagcctggttctgctggaggtttcttcctgttaaaagggagtttttccttcccactgtcgccaaagtgcttgctcatagggggtcatttgattgttggggttttctttgtaagtataccttacaatataagtcaccttgaggtgactgttgccGTGATTTGgcaatgtataaataaaactgaattgaattgaaaattgaatggATGTCACTGTGAAGGGATATTCCCTCCATAGAAAGCTTAGACCCAAATGCAGATTCAATGCACATGGTTAAACTATTTATAAGACTTTATTTAAACTTATACTTTGTTTAAACTTAAACTTGTTCTTTGTAGGCCtgacacttcttcttttgtccttcacTTGCTGagttttaaggacacactgcacaccatgggTTAATAccattttatgcctcttaaactgtgttatctttggcattttttcatGGATTGTAAGTGCTTACATATACAATTCCAGTTCTGTTCTAAGTTGTCTGGCATGTGTAGACAAAACACTGGTTCACCTTGTTTATGGTAATCTGACTCATATCTCTGTGTTAAGTGGtttaagaaacataaaaaaattcaattcaattcaattcagttttacttattACAATTTATTCCAATTATTCCACAACTATTTGGCTTGATTTACTCAAAGATTCCAATTTGATATATAAGGAAGATCATCAGAGGACCATTAGCATTACAGTTACATTAAAGAATAAATAGGAAACAGGTGTGTGTgaaagttctttgtgttttttattcctGCTGGTCAAACAGACACTTGCTGAGAAGACTGTTGGACTGAGGAGGGAAATGATGAGTGTGGAGTgtattcattttaatatttgaaCATTATTAtggagaaaatgaagaaaatataaAGTCTTCATGAGCAAGAGAGAGATTAACATGTGCTTGTGCAGAATTTTTAATTTACAGTGAAAATGTTGAGCAAAACAATCAACCAACTTACAAAAAAACTCATTGGAGACTCCATTTCTAGGAGAAAATGCTCACTTAGATTCATGTGATTTTTATTTGACATAGCTGAGTGTGGGATAAAACGGGTAATCAAGCAGTTTTGGCCAGTGTGACTGGGTAACAAAGCAGGTTTCCTAACAACAAGGGCAGCAGGTAAATAAAATAGCAGTGTCTAAGAGAAGCAATAAGGTTGGAGAAACCTGCTTTCAGctaagactgaagaagtcacttggatgaaacgtttctcccattgaaaacaCTACGTCAAGATGAACTGAATCATCTGCAATACACTTTAACAATGGGTGACTTACACAGCTACAAGTGTGAGTCATTAGTAATTTGTATCACTAAGTGAAAAAGTGAAGCAGACAGATagaaaataagaataagaataataagaataagaacaactttatttatcctgagggaaattcttttgtcatgtacatgctcaaagcagcaggagagacagaggaacagatgaaatagatataagatatacaatatatacaataagaatagtgtacagtaatatacagtaggatagtgcaagacAAATAATCGGATAACTCTAACAAAGTAATATACATAACTATATCCTGGttaataaataactaaactatcagtgcaggcggttctagaaagtgacaagtattgtgcaatagaatgaagggagtagcagcatatgatggggggatgaaaacaaatattcaataagTACTCTTGGGTAATATTGCACGGTCTGGAGGGAACAGAATAACATAGGTAATAGTCTCAGAAGAATCAcctacagagtgaggaagagttaaacagtcttattgccaccggtacaaaggatttcctgtggcggtcagttctgcatttcggggcaatgagtcttttgctgCGTTTGCTCCGATGGTCCATCATCGGGgcgtgcatggggtgggaggggttgtccatgatagaaagaagcttttttagcaTTCTCCTCTCAGACACCACCTCCAGGCTCTCAAGTCTGACACCCAGGACAGAACCGGCCTTTCTAATCAGTTTGTTCagcctgttggcatcagctgtcttcaccccacttccccagcacacagctgcaaagaacACGACGCTCTCCAACACCGAGTGATagaacatggtcagcattttCCTACCAACATTGAAGGACCTGAGCCGcctcagtaggaaaagctgACTCTGCCCCTTTTTTTTTGGCCCAAGCTTGGCCCAAAGAGTCTGGAAACCATTTTATGTCCTCAATTATCCcaaaaaataatgaagaaacaAATCATTGAGACAAATAAACCTCGATAGATTTCAATCGATTTCAGACattctccttctctctcacaCGGCTGAACCAACAATGGTAACAGTGATGTTTTGTCAACCCATCAGTAAACTACAACCACCAGGGGGCGTGGCATGGGAGTACTTACTAAGAAACTGAAGGAGTCCTCTCTCTAGAGATGCAGTAATGAGTATGACATGCACTAGTGCAGCATTTGATCTTTATTGTGGAGAAACATGTTTAACATGTTACATCTTTAAGAGCAAGTGAGAGAGTGATACATGTGCTGGTGTAGCATTTTTAAGTAATCAAAACATTCTGCCTTTATTGTCAATCAAAACTTTACAGACAGCTATTCAGAGACTATTCTAAAGCCAACACGCAGATATGACATCTTTACCTACATGAGACTGGGCTAATAAAATTACCTTGAAACTAAAGGAACAAATGAACTAAACATTTTGTAAATCAGTGACTCTGAAATAAAGGAAACAACAGGAGAAAAGGTAATATTCTGACAAAAATTAGGCTGATTTATTTTCG
Protein-coding sequences here:
- the LOC116329550 gene encoding cytochrome P450 2K4-like isoform X2, with the translated sequence MGIIDVVFTQLTNSVFLVCVVTALLLIFFIASSIFSSQRNGKEPPRPRAVPLVGNLLQLDLKRLDNSLMELSRKYGSVFTVYLGPKKVVILAGYKTVKEALVDYDEVFGDRISLKVLDDYSQGHGLLWSNGETWKEMRRFALTNLRDFGMGKRACEDKIIEECQHLIDIFENFKGEAFDTTHPINCAVSNITCSIVYGSRFEYNDPEFTSMIDRVNRNAKILGSPSIQWTADRKEFCKLTDANMKQNRAIFSRLKETLNPQVCRGFVDAFLVRKQNLEASGITNSHFHDDNLLITVMNLFAAGTETTSTTLRWGLLLMAKYPKIQDEVQEELRRVIGDRQVQVADRKNLPFTDAVIHETQRLSSILPTALPHKTTRDITFQGHFIEKGTTVFPLLISVLHDPNEWERPHSFYPAHFLDKEKKFVKRDAFIPFSAGRRICLGESLARMELFLFFTTLLQHFRFTPAPGVSEDELDLTPAVGFTLSPSIHKLCAVSQM
- the LOC116329550 gene encoding cytochrome P450 2K4-like isoform X1, whose protein sequence is MGIIDVVFTQLTNSVFLVCVVTALLLIFFIASSIFSSQRNGKEPPRPRAVPLVGNLLQLDLKRLDNSLMELSRKYGSVFTVYLGPKKVVILAGYKTVKEALVDYDEVFGDRISLKVLDDYSQGHGLLWSNGETWKEMRRFALTNLRDFGMGKRACEDKIIEECQHLIDIFENFKGEAFDTTHPINCAVSNITCSIVYGSRFEYNDPEFTSMIDRVNRNAKILGSPSIQLYDMFPSLFKWTADRKEFCKLTDANMKQNRAIFSRLKETLNPQVCRGFVDAFLVRKQNLEASGITNSHFHDDNLLITVMNLFAAGTETTSTTLRWGLLLMAKYPKIQDEVQEELRRVIGDRQVQVADRKNLPFTDAVIHETQRLSSILPTALPHKTTRDITFQGHFIEKGTTVFPLLISVLHDPNEWERPHSFYPAHFLDKEKKFVKRDAFIPFSAGRRICLGESLARMELFLFFTTLLQHFRFTPAPGVSEDELDLTPAVGFTLSPSIHKLCAVSQM
- the LOC116329550 gene encoding cytochrome P450 2K4-like isoform X3 translates to MGIIDVVFTQLTNSVFLVCVVTALLLIFFIASSIFSSQRNGKEPPRPRAVPLVGNLLQLDLKRLDNSLMELSRKYGSVFTVYLGPKKVVILAGYKTVKEALVDYDEVFGDRISLKVLDDYSQGHGLLWSNGETWKEMRRFALTNLRDFGMGKRACEDKIIEECQHLIDIFENFKGEAFDTTHPINCAVSNITCSIVYGSRFEYNDPEFTSMIDRVNRNAKILGSPSIQVCRGFVDAFLVRKQNLEASGITNSHFHDDNLLITVMNLFAAGTETTSTTLRWGLLLMAKYPKIQDEVQEELRRVIGDRQVQVADRKNLPFTDAVIHETQRLSSILPTALPHKTTRDITFQGHFIEKGTTVFPLLISVLHDPNEWERPHSFYPAHFLDKEKKFVKRDAFIPFSAGRRICLGESLARMELFLFFTTLLQHFRFTPAPGVSEDELDLTPAVGFTLSPSIHKLCAVSQM
- the LOC116329550 gene encoding cytochrome P450 2K4-like isoform X4, whose amino-acid sequence is MGIIDVVFTQLTNSVFLVCVVTALLLIFFIASSIFSSQRNGKEPPRPRAVPLVGNLLQLDLKRLDNSLMELSRKYGSVFTVYLGPKKVVILAGYKTVKEALVDYDEVFGDRISLKVLDDYSQGHGLLWSNGETWKEMRRFALTNLRDFGMGKRACEDKIIEECQHLIDIFENFKGEAFDTTHPINCAVSNITCSIVYGSRFEYNDPEFTSMIDRVNRNAKILGSPSIQLYDMFPSLFKWTADRKEFCKLTDANMKQNRAIFSRLKETLNPQVCRGFVDAFLVRKQNLEASGITNSHFHDDNLLITVMNLFAAGTETTSTTLRWGLLLMAKYPKIQDEVQEELRRVIGDRQVQVADRKNLPFTDAVIHETQRLSSILPTALPHKTTRDITFQGHFIEKVAGFAWERVWPGWSSSSSSPPSCSIFVSLLHLEFQRMN
- the LOC120433140 gene encoding uncharacterized protein LOC120433140; protein product: MSGRGDGSHNNRNGQQVNPENLPSGDQEPAYEPHGGRLGLLNNLYRVLCNIFWRMNELLDELYASDDDLGIDFDNVNDGNVNNVNIPNINVRDNNANELHDDQNAVIVGIENEDSDEAFEDCEDVHQYIPEEDPQPGVSRRRSREMDEEDVEPSKRIRWSEEFSDDDSDFISACDTDSEGCPHVGNIADEDIKEPLPGGSTKRSREEDVDEEDHNSKKSRLSNSSDELFEDALEELDNHEAGGSRKRSRDDFEEEEEYVRVCKFRRSSNESTSTSDDN